In Mercurialis annua linkage group LG5, ddMerAnnu1.2, whole genome shotgun sequence, a single genomic region encodes these proteins:
- the LOC126682620 gene encoding uncharacterized protein LOC126682620: MWWRSASFILDNRHNNAGVQPNAETLTLCSNSSPPLSSMADTLQNPNPNNTNAMSAYYQTRAAHHGVVTSDWLAQAQAAVGSQPEDALVPENDVRAAEKPFSVIDEFNNWRKQPDLAEAVAAIRALAAVIRNSEATTMMELEIELKKASDSLKSWDTTSISLTAGCDLFTRYVTRTSALEYEDFNSAKSRLIERAEKFGEISYKARRIIAVLSQDFIFDGCTILVHGFSRVVFEVLKTAAQNKKLFRVFCTEGRPDRTGLRLSNELAKLDVPVKLLIDSAVAYTMDEVDMVFVGADGVVESGGIINMMGTYQIALVAHSMNKPVYVAAESYKFARLYPLDQKDLAPALRPIDFGVPIPSKVEVETSARDYTPPRYLTLLFTDLGVLTPSVVSDELIQLYL, from the exons ATGTGGTGGAGATCAGCTTCTTTCATTCTCGACAACCGTCACAACAACGCCGGCGTACAACCAAACGCAGAAACCCTAACACTCTGCTCTAACTCTTCCCCTCCCCTCTCCTCCATGGCGGATACTCTTCAAAACCCCAACCCTAACAACACCAACGCGATGTCCGCTTATTATCAGACACGCGCCGCCCACCACGGCGTCGTCACGAGTGACTGGCTGGCGCAGGCGCAAGCTGCCGTTGGCAGCCAGCCGGAAGATGCTTTGGTTCCGGAAAATGACGTCAGAGCTGCGGAAAAGCCGTTTAGTGTGATTGATGAGTTTAATAATTGGCGGAAACAACCTGATTTGGCGGAGGCAGTTGCCGCGATTAGAGCGCTGGCTGCTGTTATTAGAAACAGTGAAGCTACTACTATGATGGAGCTTGAAATTGAGCTTAAAAAAGCCTCCGATTCACTTAAA TCATGGGATACTACCTCTATATCTTTGACAGCCGGTTGTGATTTGTTTACGCGGTATGTAACGAGAACTTCGGCACTGGAGTATGAGGATTTCAATTCGGCTAAGTCTCGTTTGATTGAACGTGCGGAGAAGTTTGGAGAGATATCTTATAAG GCTCGTAGAATTATTGCTGTGCTTAGTCaggattttatttttgatgGCTGTACTATTTTGGTGCATGGTTTCTCTAGAGTTGTGTTTGAAGTTCTGAAGACAGCTGCACAGAATAAGAAGCTCTTTCGAGTGTTTTGCACAG AGGGAAGACCTGATAGAACAGGATTAAGGTTGTCCAATGAGCTAGCCAAGCTTGATGTACCTGTGAAACTTCTTATAGACTCTGCTGTGGCCTATACTATGGATGAAGTAGACATGGTATTTGTTGGAGCAGATGGAGTTGTCGAGAGTGGCGGTATAATTAACATGATGGGAACATACCAAATTGCACTAGTGGCACACAGCATGAACAAACCTGTATATGTGGCTGCCGAAAGTTATAAG TTTGCCCGCCTTTATCCATTGGATCAGAAAGACTTGGCTCCTGCCTTACGCCCAATTGATTTTGGTGTACCCATTCCATCAAAGGTGGAGGTCGAAACATCAGCTAGGGATTATACCCCTCCTCGGTATTTGACATTACTCTTTACGGATCTTGGTGTACTCACTCCATCTGTTGTTAGTGATGAATTGATTCAGCTATACTTATAg